From one Lotus japonicus ecotype B-129 chromosome 3, LjGifu_v1.2 genomic stretch:
- the LOC130747140 gene encoding uncharacterized protein LOC130747140 isoform X3: MILHSSSSLTMADFTSTASDQIRFLLNSLNEVNSDSVFHQLSQFTEFGTVGCILLLRTCLDHFNYVRRDMNDMQNEPILGAVIKHLLDKPNFSTVLSESVKNVEINESFLQSFCNGLQLSLLEKIAISLALSDSENPDARLCGKNFCMAQIEELGASPGSFSCHEQIHNIIMFLKQSEGLSKHADSFMQILSLVQFKDTPPYVLTPVLPDEMHEADFLRNMELFHESGENDFDAILADIQKEMNMGDIVKELGYGCTVDVLQCKEILSLFLPITDKTLSKLLGAIVRTHAGLEDNQSTFLTFGTALGYNNLAELPPLSSWNIDVLIDTVKLLAPQTNWVRVIENLDHEGFFLPSEEAFSFLMAVYKHAYKEPFPLHAICGFVWKNTEGQLSFLKYAASAPPELFTFAHSARQLAYVDAINGHKLQSGHANHAWLCLDLLDVLCQLAEKGHASIVRSILDYPLKHCPDVLLLGMAHINTTYNLFQREVSLAVFPMIVNSAVGSGMILHLWHVNPNLVLRGLMDSQNSDVDSITKIVDICQELKILSSVLEIIPSYYSIRLAAVASRKEFLDLGKWLSSILTTYKDVFFEECLKFLKEVHFSGSQNLSGNSFHQPGAVLNLYTETAATLLKVLKSHTDLVTSGLLKEELESLHISIIDSNPRLQNGGTTDSSASDGYAEDIEAEANSYFHQMFSEQLHINAMVQMLARFKESSVKREKSIFECMIQNLFEEYRFFPKYPERQLKIAAVLFGSVIKHQLVTHLSLGIALRYVLDALRKPADSKMFLFGSLALEQFVGRLVEWPQYCNHILQISHLRSTHSEIVALIEQALARISSGHIDGDGASHASIIGNHNSAQATFGHVELTGSSVIQPGQPHLSMQLQQRHENSFDDRHKASIGSSSDVKPLLSTLGQSSVVTPADASSTNKLHSIVSTSSMLSSSPGFVRPSRGATSAKFGSVLNIETLVAAAEKRETPIEGPGSEVQDKISFIINNISSTNVEAKAKEFDEILKEQYYPWFAQYMVMKRVSIEPNFHDVYLKFLDKVNSKALNKEIVQATYENCKVLLGSELIKSSSEERSLLKNLGSWLGKLTIGRNQVLRAREIDPKSLIIEAYEKGLMIAVIPFTSKILEPCQSSLAYQPPNPWTMGILGLLVEIYSMPNLKMNLKFDIEVLFKTLAVEMKDVTPTSLLKDRKREIEGNPDFSNKDVGVSQAQLVSDIKPGLVPPVNQVELPPLEVTNPSNPHMLSPYAGPLHITTGPLIDDEKVTPLGLSDQLPTAQGLLQATTNPSPFSQLSTQIPNIGTHVIINPKLSGFGLQMHFQRAVPISMDRAIKEIVTGIVQRSVSIATQTTKELVLKDYAMESDETRILNAAHLMVASLSGSLAHVTCKEPLRTSISNQLRTALQNINIASEILEQAVQLVTNDNLDLGCAVIEQAATDKAISTIDTEIGQQLSVRRKHREGMGSTFFDANMYQQGSMGGVPEPLRPKPGQLSLSQQRVYEDFVRLPWQNQSTQNSHSISGGVSIQSGGTGLTGTSGTVSGQMSPGYSVNTGYEGVPRPIDDISESNLAPHFSASSVHIRAADSVSQHSLEKDSVASFPSTASTPELHTVDSSDAVKDSGASSQPPVSSGAMERLGSSFLEPTLTTRDALDKYQLVAQKLEAVVNNDSREADIQGIISEVPEIILRCVSRDEAALAVAQKVFKGLYDNATNNIHVFAHLAILTAIRDVCKLAVKELTSWVIYSEEERKYNKDITVGLIRSELLNLTEYNVHMAKLIDGGRNKAATEFSISLLQILVIEEPKVISELQSLVDALAKLATKPGFPESLQQLIEMIKNPAANTSALSASNAGKDDKARQSRDNKGPGPLAANREDMNNVDSIEPDPAGFRDQVSMLFQDWYRICELPGANDTASTHFILQLHQNGLLKGDDITDRFFRVLLELAVAHCLSTEVNNSGALQSPQQLPAMSFLAIDIYAKLVFYILKGSNKLFLLPKILAVTVRCILKDAEEKKASFNPRPFFRLFINWLLDLGSLEPVTDGANLQILIAFANAFHALQPLKVPAFSFAWLELISHRSFMPKMVTGNGQKGWPHIQRLLVDLFQFMEPFLRHAELGDPVRFLYKGTLRVLLVLLHDFPEFLCDYHFTFCDVIPPSCIQMRNIILSAFPRSMRLPDPSTPNLKIDLLQEITQSPRILSEVDAALKAKQMKTDVDEYLKTRQQNSPFLSELKEKLLLSPNEAASAGTRYNVPLINSLVLYVGMQGIQGRTPHAQSAGMLAVFSVGAALDIFQTLIVDLDTEGRYLFLNAIANQLRYPNTHTHYFSFILLHLFAESNQEIIQEQITRVVLERLIVNRPHPWGLLVTFIELVKNRMYSFWNRSFIRCAPEIEKLFESLFESVSRSCGGPKPVDESGWV; encoded by the exons ATGATTCTGCACTCCTCGTCGTCGCTCACCATGGCCGATTTCACCTCCACTGCTTCCGACCAGATTCGGTTCCTGCTCAACTCCTTGAACGAAGTCAACTCTGACTCCGTTTTCCATCAACTCTCTCAG TTCACTGAGTTTGGAACTGTTGGATGCATTTTGCTGCTTCGGACTTGCTTGGATCACTTTAATTATGTCAGAAGAGATATGAATGACATGCAAAATGAGCCAATTCTGGGGGCAGTCATTAAGCACCTCTTGGACAAACCAAACTTCAGCACAGTGTTGTCTGAGTCAGTGAAGAATGTAGAAATTAATGAAAGCTTTCTCCAAAGTTTTTGTAACGGATTGCAGTTGTCCTTATTGGAAAAAATTGCCATCAGCCTCGCTTTGTCGGATTCCGAAAATCCCGATGCCAGGTTATGTG GAAAGAATTTTTGCATGGCTCAGATTGAGGAATTGGGTGCCAGCCCTGGTTCTTTTAGTTGCCATGAACAAATTCACAATATTATCATGTTCCTCAAGCAGTCTGAGGGTCTTTCCAAGCATGCGGACTCCTTCATGCAGATATTGTCACTGGTGCAGTTCAAGGACACACCACCTTATGTTTTGACTCCAGTGCTACCAGATGAGATGCATGAGGCTGATTTTTTAAG GAATATGGAGTTGTTCCATGAGTCTGGAGAAAATGATTTCGATGCTATTTTGGCTGACATACAGAAGGAAATGAACATGGGAGATATTGTGAAGGAACTAGGCTATGGCTGCACGGTTGATGTCTTACAATGTAAGGAGATATTGTCGCTCTTCTTACCTATAACTGATAAAACGCTCTCGAAATTACTTGGTGCTATTGTTCGTACCCATGCTGGGCTGGAGGACAACCAGAGCACATTCTTAACTTTTGGCACGGCCCTTGGATACAACAACTTGGCTGAGTTGCCGCCACTGAGCTCTTGGAATATTGATGTCTTGATAGATACAGTCAAACTCCTT GCACCTCAGACAAATTGGGTACGGGTCATTGAAAATCTAGATCATGAAGGATTTTTCCTTCCTAGCGAAGAagctttttcttttctcatgGCTGTATATAAACATGCCTATAAG GAGCCATTTCCTCTCCATGCAATCTGTGGGTTTGTCTGGAAGAATACAGAGGGTCAGCTGTCTTTCCTCAAATATGCCGCATCAGCACCGCCAGAATTGTTTACCTTTGCACACTCTGCAAGACAGCTG GCATATGTTGATGCGATTAATGGACACAAGCTTCAAAGTGGACATGCAAATCATGCCTGGCTGTGTCTTGACCTTTTGGATGTTCTCTGCCAGCTAGCTGAGAAGGGTCATGCCAGCATTGTTCGATCTATCCTTGATTATCCCCTTAAACACTGTCCAGACGTCTTGCTTCTTGGGATGGCACACATTAAT ACTACTTACAATCTCTTCCAGCGTGAAGTATCTCTGGCTGTTTTTCCCATGATAGTAAATAGTGCTGTAGGCAGTGGAATGATTCTACACCTTTGGCATGTTAATCCCAATCTGGTCTTGCGAGGGCTTATGGATTCTCAAAACAGTGATGTAGACAGCATTACTAAAATTGTGGACATTTGCCAAGAGCTAAAG ATTCTATCGTCAGTGCTGGAAATTATTCCCTCTTATTATAGTATAAGATTAGCAGCTGTAGCTTCAAGAAAAGAATTTCTTGATCTTGGGAAGTGGTTGAGTAGCATCTTGACTACGTACAAGGATGTCTTCTTTGAG GAGTGCCTCAAGTTCTTAAAGGAAGTCCATTTTTCAGGATCACAGAACCTCTCTGGCAATTCTTTTCATCAGCCTGGTGCTGTTCTGAATCTCTATACTGAGACAGCTGCTACCCTCTTGAAG GTTCTTAAATCTCATACTGACTTGGTTACATCTGGACTACTTAAAGAGGAGCTTGAGAGTTTGCACATATCTATTATAGATTCAAATCCAAGGCTCCAAAATGGTGGGACTACTGATTCCTCTGCTTCTGATGGATACGCGGAGGACATTGAAGCAGAAGCAAACTCCTACTTCCATCAAATGTTTTCTGAACAGTTACACATTAATGCAATGGTGCAAATGCTTGCCCGATTCAAGGAATCTTCTGTGAAGAG GGAAAAATCAATATTTGAGTGCATGATTCAAAACTTGTTCGAGGAGTATCGGTTTTTCCCCAAGTATCCTGAAAGGCAACTCAAAATTGCTGCAGTCCTATTTG GTTCTGTGATCAAGCATCAGCTTGTAACTCATCTCTCTCTGGGGATTGCGCTTCGTTATGTTCTTGATGCATTGCGCAAGCCTGCAGATTCAAAA ATGTTCTTGTTTGGAAGTCTGGCACTGGAGCAGTTTGTGGGTCGTCTTGTTGAGTGGCCTCAGTATTGCAATCACATTCTGCAAATTTCCCATTTGCGCAGTACGCATTCGGAAATAGTTGCTTTAATTGAACAGGCTCTTGCCAGGATTTCCTCTGGCCATATAGATGGAGATGGGGCGAGCCATGCTTCCATAATTGGTAACCATAATTCTGCACAGGCTACATTTGGTCATGTGGAG CTCACTGGCTCTAGCGTGATACAACCTGGACAGCCACATTTGTCTATGCAACTTCAACAGAGACATGAAAATTCCTTTGATGATCGTCACAAAGCCTCCATTGGTTCATCTTCTGATGTAAAACCACTCTTATCTACTCTAGGTCAATCTTCAGTAGTTACACCCGCTGATGCTTCTAGTACTAATAAG TTACATAGCATAGTCAGCACCTCGTCAATGCTATCTTCTTCTCCTGGATTTGTTCGTCCTTCCCGGGGAGCTACTTCTGCCA AGTTTGGATCTGTCTTGAACATTGAAACTTTGGTCGCCGCTGCTGAGAAAAGAGAAACTCCTATTGAG GGTCCAGGATCGGAAGTTCAGGACAAGATAtcatttataattaataatatatcatCTACCAATGTTGAAGCTAAAGCCAAAGAGTTCGATGAAATTTTGAAAGAGCAGTACTATCCATGGTTTGCACAGTATATGGTTATGAAAAG AGTGAGCATTGAGCCAAATTTTCATGATGTGTACCTGAAATTCCTTGATAAAGTTAATTCAAAGGCTTTGAACAAAGAGATTGTGCAGGCAACTTATGAAAATTGCAAG GTTCTTTTAGGATCAGAACTCATAAAGTCAAGTTCAGAAGAGCGCTCTCTGCTGAAAAATCTGGGGAGCTGGCTTGGAAAGTTGACAATTGGTCGAAATCAGGTTTTGAGGGCTCGTGAAATTGACCCAAAATCTTTGATTATAGAG GCATATGAGAAGGGGCTGATGATTGCTGTTATTCCATTTACTTCAAAG ATCCTCGAACCATGCCAGAGCAGTCTTGCATATCAGCCCCCTAATCCTTGGACCATGGGCATTTTGGGATTGCTTGTTGAGATTTATTCAATGCCAAACCTAAAAATGAACCTCAAGTTTGACATAGAG GTATTGTTCAAAACTCTTGCCGTAGAGATGAAGGATGTCACACCAACTTCTCTCCTGAAGGATCGCAAAAGAGAAATTGAAGGGAATCCTGATTTTTCTAATAAAGATGTTGGGGTGTCTCAAGCACAACTGGTTTCTGATATAAAACCTGGCCTTGTACCGCCTGTAAATCAAGTGGAGTTACCACCGCTTGAAGTCACAAATCCATCCAATCCACATATGTTGTCTCCG TATGCTGGTCCTCTACATATAACCACGGGACCATTGATTGATGATGAGAAAGTAACACCTCTGGGCCTCTCTGATCAACTTCCAACCGCTCAAGGACTGTTACAAGCCACTACTAACCCATCACCTTTTAGCCAG CTCTCAACACAGATCCCTAACATAGGGACTCATGTTATTATCAATCCAAAGCTCAGTGGTTTTGGATTGCAAATGCATTTTCAGAG AGCGGTACCTATTTCAATGGATAGAGCTATCAAAGAGATAGTCACTGGTATTGTGCAGCGCAGTGTTTCCATAGCAACACAAACAACTAAGGAGCTTGTTTTGAAG GATTATGCTATGGAATCAGATGAAACACGTATATTAAATGCTGCACATTTGATGGTTGCTAGTCTGTCCGGAAGTTTGGCTCATGTCACATGCAAA GAACCTTTACGAACATCAATATCAAACCAACTGAGGACGGCACTTCAGAATATAAATATTGCAAGTGAAATCTTGGAACAAGCTGTCCAACTTGTCACCAATGATAATCTTGATCTTGGTTGTGCTGTCATTGAACAGGCTGCTACCGATAAG GCAATAAGCACCATAGATACAGAGATTGGTCAACAACTTTCTGTGAGAAGGAAGCATCGAGAAGGTATGGGCTCTACATTTTTTGACGCGAACATGTATCAACAAGGTTCAATGGGTGGTGTTCCAGAGCCCCTTCGACCCAAACCTGGTCAGCTGTCCCTCTCACAACAGCGCGTTTATGAG GACTTTGTTCGGCTTCCGTGGCAAAACCAGTCTACCCAGAACTCACATTCTATATCTGGTGGTGTTTCTATTCAATCTGGAGGTACTGGTCTCACTGGTACCAGTGGTACTGTATCCGGACAAATGAGCCCTGGCTACTCTGTGAACACAGGATATGAAGGGGTCCCTCGACCAATAGATGATATTTCAGAATCTAATTTGGCTCCGCATTTTAG TGCTTCCTCTGTTCACATCAGAGCCGCTGACAGTGTTTCCCAGCATAGTCTGGAGAAAGACTCTGTTGCCTCATTTCCTTCAACTGCTTCCACCCCTGAATTACATACAGTGGATTCTTCTGATGCTGTTAAA GATTCTGGAGCTTCTTCACAGCCACCGGTTTCATCAGGTGCCATGGAGCGCCTCGGAAGTAGCTTCTTGGAGCCTACTCTCACTACACGCGATGCTTTGGATAAGTACCAACTTGTAGCACAAAAG TTGGAAGCTGTCGTCAACAATGATTCCCGGGAAGCAGATATACAG GGCATCATTTCTGAGGTTCCTGAGATCATACTCAGATGTGTTAGTCGAGATGAGGCTGCTTTAGCTGTTGCTCAAAAG GTTTTCAAGGGTTTATATGACAATGCAACTAACAACATTCATGTCTTTGCTCATCTTGCTATCCTAACTGCCATTCGTGATGTTTGCAAGCTTGCTGTCAAGGAACTTACTAGTTGG GTAAtttattcagaagaagaaaggaaataTAACAAAGATATTACTGTTGGCCTCATCCGCAGTGAATTGCTAAATCTGACTGAGTACAATGTTCATATGGCAAAACTTATTGATGGGGGAAGGAACA AGGCTGCTACTGAgttttctatctctcttctgcAAATCCTGGTTATTGAGGAACCTAAAGTTATTTCAGAACTTCAGAGTCTCGTTGATGCTTTGGCAAAG cTTGCCACCAAGCCTGGATTCCCTGAATCATTACAACAGCTTATTGAGATGATAAAGAACCCTGCGGCTAATACTTCTGCTCTATCTGCTAGTAATGCTGGAAAAGATGATAAGGCAAGGCAATCAAGAGACAATAAG GGTCCTGGTCCACTTGCTGCAAACCGGGAAGACATGAACAATGTAGATTCTATTGAACCGGATCCTGCTGGATTCCGTGACCAG GTTTCCATGTTGTTCCAAGATTGGTATAGGATATGTGAACTTCCAGGTGCCAATGATACAGCTTCTACCCATTTCATCTTACAGTTGCATCAGAATGGGTTGCTTAAGGGAGACGACATAACAGATCGCTTTTTCCGAGTGTTGCTG GAACTTGCTGTTGCACATTGCCTATCCACTGAGGTGAATAATTCTGGGGCATTGCAGTCTCCTCAGCAGCTGCCAGCAATGTCATTTCTCGCAATTGATATTTATGCAAAGCTTGTCTTCTATATCTTGAAG GGATCAAACAAACTATTCCTTCTTCCTAAG ATTCTGGCAGTTACTGTTAGATGCATTCTAAAAGATGCGGAGGAAAAGAAGGCCTCTTTCAATCCAAGACCATTTTTCAGATTGTTCATCAACTGGCTTCTGGATCTTGGATCACTTGAACCTGTTACTGATGGTGCAAATCTTCAG ATTTTGATTGCTTTTGCCAATGCATTTCATGCTTTGCAGCCCCTCAAAGTTCCTGCATTCAG TTTTGCCTGGCTTGAGTTGATTAGTCATAGGAGCTTCATGCCAAAAATGGTGACGGGTAATGGTCAAAAAGGTTGGCCTCATATCCAAAGGTTGCTTGTGGATTTGTTCCAATTCATGGAGCCTTTTCTGAGGCATGCTGAACTTGGAGACCCG GTTCGTTTTCTCTATAAAGGCACTCTTAGGGTGCTCTTGGTGCTACTTCATGACTTCCCAGAGTTCCTATGTGACTATCACTTTACCTTTTGTGATGTTATCCCTCCAAGTTGCATTCAGATGCGAAATATCATTCTTAGCGCATTTCCACGTAGTATGAGGCTACCAGATCCTTCCACTCCCAATTTGAAG ATTGATTTGCTTCAAGAAATAACTCAATCGCCTCGCATACTATCAGAGGTTGATGCAGCACTTAAAGCAAAGCAGATGAAAACTGATGTAGATGAATACCTTAAG ACAAGGCAACAGAATTCTCCATTTTTGTCTGAACTGAAGGAGAAGCTGCTCCTCTCACCCAATGAAGCTGCCTCAGCTGGGACCCGTTACAATGTGCCACTAATTAACTCCCTTGTGTTGTATGTAGGAATGCAG GGTATTCAGGGACGAACTCCGCATGCACAGTCAGCCGGAATGTTGGCTGTATTTTCTGTTGGTGCTGCATTGGATATTTTTCAGACACTAATTGTGGACTTGGACACGGAAGGGCGTTACCTTTTCCTAAATGCTATTGCTAACCAACTGCGTTATCCCAATACTCACACACACTACTTTTCCTTCATCCTGCTCCATTTGTTTGCAGAGTCTAACCAg GAAATTATCCAAGAACAAATTACAAGAGTCGTGTTAGAACGCTTAATTGTTAATCGACCTCATCCTTGGGGTCTCCTGGTTACTTTTATTGAGCTGGTCAAG AATCGCATGTATAGCTTCTGGAACAGATCTTTCATAAGATGCGCGCCAGAGATCGAAAAACTATTTGAATCACTATTTGAATCAGTCTCAAGATCTTGTGGAGGTCCAAAACCAGTGGATGAGTCTGGATGGGTCTGA